A genomic segment from Malaclemys terrapin pileata isolate rMalTer1 chromosome 1, rMalTer1.hap1, whole genome shotgun sequence encodes:
- the LOC128830060 gene encoding protein phosphatase 1 regulatory subunit pprA-like yields MNRQFVEDRAVAIDPLPFIWNVKGPGPHYCLDMKMSRLKRLAFAFEFGSVNPRQAFPVTEFPERIVKLDISLNELEELQPEALFPFENLSELDASLNALGVIRGIEVLPNLTVLNLSYNALRDLRSLENCIHLSVLNMSHNQVRVLGDMPLLSNLTRLHLGSNKLRSLEGIQNLPQLCELYVQKNRISSLLPLSSSLALNVLDAASNDIGSLLQALHVLGGLRRLRHLKLQGNPLARDSRYVTAIKQATSVETLDDVLLRDPPRCSALSLFSWSLLREAAAGSMDSGQTKEDLKKSARRIFLERLQHKTESTERAVHHLHRRMLDLREELREYEETFRTEVDGCIRYIDTLPSEDFQGLVNPQEIPNAMEKYLFTKFWERWQHGRRKPANIPYKELTKPEEVINAAVQLLSNPPLHPPTDDANI; encoded by the exons ATGAACCGGCAGTTTGTTGAGGATCGGGCTGTGGCGATTGACCCACTCCCTTTTATCTGGAATGTCAAAGGACCCGGGCCTCACTACTGTCTTGATATGAAGATGTCTCGGCTCAAACGACTGGCCTTCGCCTTTGAATTTGGATCAGTGAACCCCAG acaagCATTCCCAGTGACTGAGTTTCCTGAAAG GATCGTTAAACTTGACATTTCTTTAAACGAGCTGGAAGAACTACAGCCTGAAGCGCTTTTTCCTTTTGAGAATCTCTCTGAATTGGATGCATCCCTCAATGCTTTAGGCGT CATCAGAGGGATTGAAGTTCTTCCCAACCTCACTGTATTAAACCTCAGTTATAATGCACTCAGAGACCTGAGAAGTTTAGAAAACTGCATCCACCTGTCTGTGCTGAATATGTCTCACAATCAAGTGAGAGTCCTGGGGGACATGCCACTCCTGAGCAACCTGACGCGGCTTCACTTGGGTTCCAACAAG CTGAGGTCTCTGGAAGGCATTCAGAATTTGCCCCAGCTCTGTGAACTCTATGTCCAGAAGAACCGGATTTCCAGCTTGCTGCCTCTCTCTTCCTCGCTGGCTCTCAATGTATTGGATGCTGCCAGCAATGACATCggctccctgctgcaggcccTGCATGTGCTTGGAGGACTCCGCAGGCTGAGACATCTCAAACTCCAG GGCAACCCGCTGGCCCGGGATAGCCGCTACGTCACTGCAATCAAACAGGCCACTTCTGTGGAGACCCTGGACGATGTGCTTCTCAGGGACCCACCTCGCTGCTCAGCCTTGTCTTTGTTCAGCTGGTCTCTTCTCAGAGAAGCAGCGGCCGGTTCAATGGACTCAGGTCAGACCAAGGAGGATCTGAAAAAATCAGCTAGGAGGATCTTCCTGGAGAGACTGCAGCATAAGACAGAGAGCACCGAGCGCGCTGTACATCACTTGCACCGCAGAATGCT GGACCTGCGGGAAGAGCTGAGAGAATATGAAGAAACCTTCAGAACAGAAGTGGATGGCTGCATAAG GTACATTGACACTCTCCCATCTGAGGATTTCCAGGGCTTGGTTAATCCTCAGGAGATCCCGAATGCCATGGAGAAGTACCTGTTCACCAAGTTCTGGGAGAGATGGCAGCATGGCAGAAGGAAGCCGGCCAATATACCCTACAAGGAGCTGACCAAACCCGAGGAA